In a genomic window of Lepisosteus oculatus isolate fLepOcu1 chromosome 3, fLepOcu1.hap2, whole genome shotgun sequence:
- the LOC107076647 gene encoding beta-1,4-galactosyltransferase galt-1-like, protein MKKRYLIITTLGVFTFLSIILVNLNDSLKTLYYSVLEAGKETKGTEHQTTRAPTLDITSAKTTEICGAPENKKPLINVRGTKTYVVSPYFEHRYGDRGRIHIVSIVLRSEDADHHCLFCCEGQRRSTSTADCHIHTDHFGFVYGTADLLCSVPEDCRAPTHLAVYAGPAGEGVSPFMPIGNPEPRSADFPLEFTVCISAMFQDFNNVLQAVQALEMYRLLGVNKVAIYKTSCGPEMERVLQYYTSRDFVDIIPWPITSYINVSNGWNSREYPGDLHYYGQIAALNDCVYRFMYKTKYIALHDLDEIILPLHLENWRELMDQLELQHGRDASFEFENHVFPSVYKEKSGKFKLGEWAGVPGVNMLEHVFREPNIPTEFNAFKVIVNPRMVYEATVHGFLNLGSHSVRVPHEIARMYHIRRPVRHDIKRTDLIRDDRLWHYSSKLVTAVNEVLKEADLLNLKNSSSKHFR, encoded by the coding sequence ATGAAGAAAAGGTACCTGATCATCACCACCTTAGGCGTCTTCACTTTCCTCTCCATAATTCTGGTCAATTTAAACGATTCTCTCAAGACACTATACTATTCTGTCCTCGAAGCAGGCAAAGAAACAAAGGGCACAGAGCATCAGACCACACGGGCCCCTACTCTAGATATAACCTCGGCAAAAACTACAGAGATATGTGGAGCTCCAGAGAACAAAAAACCCTTAATTAATGTCCGAGGCACAAAAACCTACGTGGTGTCTCCCTATTTTGAGCACCGctatggagacagggggcgcATACATATTGTCTCTATAGTGCTGCGATCGGAGGACGCTGATCACCACTGCCTCTTCTGCTGCGAGGGGCAGAGGCGCTCCACCAGCACTGCGGACTGCCACATCCACACGGACCACTTCGGGTTCGTCTACGGTACGGCGGACCTCCTCTGCTCGGTCCCGGAGGACTGCCGTGCTCCCACCCACCTGGCCGTGTACGCCGGCCCCGCGGGGGAGGGGGTCTCGCCCTTCATGCCGATAGGGAACCCCGAGCCCAGGAGTGCGGACTTCCCCCTGGAGTTCACAGTCTGCATCTCGGCCATGTTCCAGGACTTCAACAACGTGCTGCAGGCTGTGCAGGCCCTGGAGATGTACAGGCTGCTGGGAGTCAATAAAGTGGCCATCTACAAAACCAGCTGCGGCCCCGAGATGGAGAGGGTACTGCAGTACTACACCAGCAGGGACTTCGTAGATATTATTCCCTGGCCGATCACCTCATACATTAACGTGTCCAACGGCTGGAACTCACGCGAGTACCCAGGCGACCTGCACTATTACGGGCAAATCGCAGCGCTGAACGACTGCGTCTACCGCTTCATGTACAAAACGAAATACATAGCTCTGCACGACCTGGATGAAATCATCCTGCCCTTGCACCTGGAGAACTGGAGAGAGCTGATGGACCAGCTGGAACTCCAGCATGGCAGGGACGCCAGCTTCGAGTTTGAGAACCACGTTTTCCCTTCTGTTTACAAGGAGAAAAGCGGCAAGTTCAAACTCGGGGAATGGGCTGGTGTTCCTGGGGTGAACATGCTGGAGCACGTTTTCCGGGAACCCAATATACCAACGGAGTTCAACGCTTTTAAAGTTATCGTGAACCCCAGGATGGTGTATGAAGCCACGGTTCACGGATTTCTAAATTTAGGGTCCCATAGTGTAAGGGTGCCGCATGAAATTGCCCGCATGTACCACATCAGAAGACCGGTGAGGCATGACATTAAGAGAACGGACTTAATTCGAGACGACCGCCTGTGGCATTACTCTTCCAAGCTGGTGACCGCTGTTAACGAGGTACTGAAGGAAGCTGACCTGCTGAATTTGAAGAATTCTTCTTCAAAACACTTCAGATGA